In the genome of Epinephelus moara isolate mb chromosome 14, YSFRI_EMoa_1.0, whole genome shotgun sequence, the window CCTAATATGAAAAAGCCTTATTCAGTTTTCAAACACAAGATATCAAGATTAAACTTAAGATGTCAAACTGAATCTGACGTTCGCATGAGGAAACCCATGtatacaaaaaacacaaaatgacaacttgACGTGAACTTCATATCTGAAAACACAGATATAAAGCaggaagtttttattttttacagtaaaatgttccACTTTTCAATTCGGCATACATGTACTATACTAAAGAGCATTTGTTTCAGCAAAATGGTGATCTTTGTGACTGGTACACCTGTCGTTTCACTTTGTTCCTCCCGCCTAAACAACTGCGCTAGAGACGAAAATAACTAATGAAACATTTAAGATTTGTTGTATTAATGTCGATTTGAGTACTTATATTAATGCCGAACTCTACAGAAGTGCCATAATTTTACACTAACTATACATATAACCTGGTATGTTGTCTGATTTTGCAGAAAAAATAGCTGCACTGTAAACTTTGCGAATCTGGCTATGGGGTTCGGCACTGGTACCGATGGGACAGTGGAGCACAGGCTAAAACCTGGAAGACTTTACCCCCAGATACTGTGTTTTACCTCTCAGTGTTCCTCCCGTCGAAGTACACGAAGTCCCCGGCCTGGACGCACCGGGCACAGGTCAGCCTGCGGCGGGAGGTGCTGCACAGGGGGCACCGCTCCACCGCTACGTACAGACCCTCCGCGTCGTCCACCGACTCCACCATCACACAGCCCGGGGTGGAGTGAGCCGGATGGGGGTGATGGGGGCGGTGAGGCGGCCTCCCACCGGAGTGAGGGCCGGAGGATGAGGCAGCACGGTCCGGGCCGAGCGGTGGGAGCCCCGCTGAGGACGCCATGGAGACAGAGCTAGGAGCTAACGAAGCTAACCAGCTAAGCTAACGCTAATCTATAAAGCTAGAACAAGCTAGCTGCTGGACTCCGCGCGCTCTACGTCTCCATGTTGGTCGTCTGCTTGTTATATTGTCCGTGATGTCGCTGTCATATTTGTTAAACGTTCAGGAGACGCGACAACAAGCTGACACAGATGTTTTTGTTATGATGAGCGAACGATGAGTCCGCCACTTCCGGTTTCTCTGAAAACGTGACGGGTTTGTTTATGATATGACGTAAGCGTTGTGGGCGGAGTCGAGGGAACACCGCAGCTTCAATCAAAAGAGGAACTGAAAAATTAaacctttaaaatgaaaagcaaacaTTCAGATATGTTACTGCAGTAATatcacagtgtagaaatatttTGGCACAAgataaagtcctgcattcaaactttttctttagtaaaagtaaaaaagtatcAACATCAAATTATACTTAGTACCAAAAGTACAAGCACTCATgctaaataatatatattatattgtaattactaatgcatgcatgtgttcattactttaatgttgcaggagctcattttaattactttatactGCTAGGTAGATTCATCTATAATAATATCACCatttattatattaataatatgaaTCTGTAAAGTAGCTAAAGCTATCAGATAAATGCAGCGCAGCAAAAACTACAAATTTAACTCTGAGATTTAGTGAATGATAAGTAAAGTTGTATAGTTGTATAAAAGTGCAATACATAAGtgaaagtacctcaaaattgtatttaagtacaaaacttgagtaaatgtacatgGTTACATTCATCTACTGATCATTCAAGACTCGTGCTGTCAACACTGTGGAAGCCCATTTCatccaaacacaaaacaaagaaacaagaaaagttggtaatgacacaaaataaataaataactactactactaataatagtAGAATGACAATAAATCAAAAGTTTGACACAAAACCCTAAGACACTGTGAAATAAGTCAGCTAAACTTGGAATTTTTGAGTCAAATAAAGtatatcaacatttttagaTTCTAGTCTGAAATGATTTCAGATcaaaattattaataaaaaatagcGCTGAAAATATCCAGGTCTGATTCAGAGAAAGacaattaaacattttatttaaaaacaaaatcacagccTTTGTTTTAAATAAGTTTTCTGTGCAAAGATCTgacaaatgatcatttattttctttcaggATGGCGACACAGTCAACAGAGACTCTAAAACAAACAGCGGATTCATTTTCCATccacaacacaaaataaaactgatttacAGTAAATATTTATATCATCTATTTACacataaacaggaagtgacatcagagGTCGGCCTCACTGTTTCCTGAAGCCTCTCAGGATTGGATAAATGTTCTCAAACGCTTCGTAGATCTCAGCCCGTTCTTTAGCTCCTGGAATTTAACACATGACTATAGAATTATTACAACTTAATGTTTTAAATGGACTGAATTTACTAAAGAAGTAGACCTAACCAATCATGATGAAgaattattttataattataaGAAATAATCTCATAATGACAAGATCTATTTTTAATAAAGGACTCATTACCTAGTTATGAAAAAGATCCCATTATTATGAGATTTGCATCTTGTAATTTGGAAAAACGTAAGAGATTTGTATCTCAGAATTATGAGAAAACCCTGTTTAACTACTGTGATTAGCATTTAGCTCGAACTCTGTGCACTTCTTTCTATCTGACCCACACAACACAACCTGAAACATCAGTTTCTATGGCAACattaaaagagacacaacataTCTCAAAATTAAGGGTCAAAGATCTTGACATTATGTATAATGTTATGATAATTATCAGATAATTTGTGACAATTATACTTTAAAATACCCTCAACTGTTTATTGTAGGTGAATTAAATAAAGTTGGAGACGCAGATTTAAATGCAGAGTCTGAATCAAACCCTTCTCTGCTGTCACTTCACATTAAGACATTTGAGTTTCATTACCGGTCAGAACCACTTTCCCCGACACAAAGATTAGCAGTACGATGCGAGGCTTCACCATTCGGTAGATGAGGCCTGGAAACAGCTCTGGTTCATAACTGTGGAGACAACAgtttaaataaagattttttatcCTTCTGGTAATTACAATAATCCATCATAATAAACTGGCTCAATTCAGAAGTAATTTCATTCAACTAAATATACATTTCAATGTTtttcagttatttaaaaaagtaaaaagattgtcatgtaaatgttttcTAATTACTGTGTACCTCCGTACTGAACTCTGAATATGTAATTCATTTTAGATGATACAAAGCCAGATGCTAACTCTAAGCTAACAGAAACTAGAGGCTAACAGAACCTAGAGGCTAATGCTAagctagactcacaagtcagtctttagacggtttgcttaactaaagactgatgactttctccctgattttgtgtttagatgggcggatacaatttcagaatttaaaaaactccctacgttgcagaaccaatagtaaatctacagggcggtccttcggtggctcgctgaactcttgtgcttgtaaacatagtcccactagaaacacgtgtagcggtacaaaatggctcagccgtgctcgcagaaaacgccgtcaNNNNNNNNNNNNNNNNNNNNNNNNNNNNNNNNNNNNNNNNNNNNNNNNNNNNNNNNNNNNNNNNNNNNNNNNNNNNNNNNNNNNNNNNNNNNNNNNNNNNNNNNNNNNNNNNNNNNNNNNNNNNNNNNNNNNNNNNNNNNNNNNNNNNNNNNNNNNNNNNNNNNNNNNNNNNNNNNNNNNNNNNNNNNNNNNNNNNNNNNNNNNNNNNNNNNNNNNNNNNNNNNNNNNNNNNNNNNNNNNNNNNNNNNNNNNNNNNNNNNNNNNNNNNNNNNNNNNNNNNNNNNNNNNNNNNNNNNNNNNNNNNNNNNNNNNNNNNNNNNNNNNNNNNNNNNNNNNNNNNNNNNNNNNNNNNNNNNNNNNNNNNNNNNNNNNNNNNNNNNNNNNNNNNNNNNNNNNNNNNNNNNNNgctctctgtgtgtttgtttccctgcggacgagaaaaggaggagcgcacatttccgagaaggcgtgtccttttaaaaaatgcaagaggcgttgctttgttgccggccgttttcgccggtgtgttaaacacactttagaaaggagtgtccccagattatcagaaggcggagatctctgattgtctggtggcgagactaatgCCAAGCTAACTCCAAGCTAACAGGAACTGAGAGCTACCTGCTaaactgttgctgtgtctctacCTGCTGAACTGTTGGTGTGTCAGGACCAGTCCCTCCAGTCTGATGGGGAAGCAGACGTCGCAGCTGGCCACCATGTTCTGGATCTTAAAGTCCAAGAAGCGGGCAGAGAAACCGAGTTTCTGCACCACCCGAGCGTACTTCCTGGCTGCCAGACGTGACTGCTCCTCACTTTTGGCTCCTGTGCAGACCATCTTCCCGGAGCTGAAGATCAGCGCTGTGGTTCGAGGTTCTCTGATCCTCATGATGACCGCCGCAAAACGCTGAAATAACATGACTAAACTCGTTACTTCATTCATCAGTCcgcgtttacattttatttatactaACTGTAACTGGACCTAATGGCTAATCATAGCTAATCGCTACTTCTAAGCTAACCCTACCTGAATGCTAACCATACCACAAATTAATCATACCCAAATGCTAACTGTACCTAAAAGCTCACCAGACTTACAAGCTAAACCTGTGTAAAGGTTAATCAAACCTACATATTACCTGTACTTGAAAGCTAACCTTACCTAAAAGCTTACCAGGCTTAAAAGCTTAACCTACGCAAAAGCTAACCAGACCTACAAGCTAACCATACCCAAAAGCTAACTATACCTAAACGCTAACCAGACCTACAAGCTAACCGTACCCAAAAGCTAACTGTAACGTTACCTAAAAGCTCACCAGACCTACAAGCTAACGGTACCCAAATGCTAACTGTACCTAAAAGCTCACCGGACTTAAAAGCTAACCAGACCTACATGCTACCCATAGCCTAACCCTACCGAACCATACCTGTGCTAATGCTAAactaatttattcatttattttcttacatatttaattatttgtttacttataccaacacagttttaaaaactggtcacttaaGAACCTGATGCTATCTCTGTGACATAAGCAAATTTATTAAAATCAGATGAGGCGTTTACAGAAGTCCGTACCTTTGGGTTGTACTCTGCATTTCTGGCTTGTAGAGCGATAAACTTCAGGTCCAGGGGACAACCCAGGTTCACTGTGGAGACGATGTTCCTGAACACACAGGGAACACCGCAGCTTAACACttaagggaaatttcagtttatttcaacctgtctcctatcgtcctaaatttgtttcaagtgactagtgacatagaaataatagttagcatgttagccgttagcctagatacagccggggcgcatagtagcgtcagacctgttaaaacgtaagtgaacgggcaaccttcaagtgcaaagttaNNNNNNNNNNNNNNNNNNNNNNNNNNNNNNNNNNNNNNNNNNNNNNNNNNNNNNNNNNNNNNNNNNNNNNNNNNNNNNNNNNNNNNNNNNNNNNNNNNNNNNNNNNNNNNNNNNNNNNNNNNNNNNNNNNNNNNNNNNNNNNNNNNNNNNNNNNNNNNNNNNNNNNNNNNNNNNNNNNNNNNNNNNNNNNNNNNNNNNNNNNNNNNNNNNNNNNNNNNNNNNNNNNNNNNNNNNNNNNNNNNNNNNNNNNNNNNNNNNNNNNNNNNNNNNNNNNNNNNNNNNNNNNNNNNNNNNNNNNNNNNNNNNNNNNNNNNNNNNNNNNNNNNNNNNNNNNNNNNNNNNNNNNNNNNNNNNNNNNNNNNNNNNNNNNNNNNNNNNNNNNNNNNNNNNNNNNNNNNNNNNNNNNNNNNNNNNNNNNNNNNNNNNNNNNNNNNNNNNNNNNNNNNNNNNNNNNNNNNNNNNNNNNNNNNNNNNNNNNNNNNNNNNNNNNNNNNNNNNNNNNNNNNNNNNNNNNNNNNNNNNNNNNNNNNNNNNNNNNNNNNNNNNNNNNNNNNNNNNNNNNNNNNNNNNNNNNNNNNNNNNNNNNNNNNNNNNNNNNNNNNNNNNNNNNNNNNNNNNNNNNNtaacaggtctgacgctactatgcgccccggctgtatctaggctaacggctaacatgctaactattatttctatgtcactagtcacttgaaacaaatttaggacgacaggagacgggttgaaccgaaatttctctttaaaattGCAGGTACAGATGAAGTATCAGTATTATGTTCCTGGAGTCATCAGTAACTTACTGTAACTGTGGGATGATTCCTGACCTCTCAGTCACAGGGGTCACGGGGGTCATGGGGGTCATAGGCGTCATGGGACAGAAGGGGGAGGCAACCAGCCCGGACATGGACGTCCCCTGTTGGgggccagctgctgctgctgctgtggcaacCTTGGGATTGTAGTCCAGACCGACGGCGCTGTCCTGAGACAGGTCcagagctgcagactgactgcCAGCTGAAACA includes:
- the tbpl2 gene encoding TATA box-binding protein-like 2 yields the protein MDESALERYFDDSIANDSGFILGEELPLQSHASSPLVKAGPSGELGEELDLSFLPDDLSTQDDPSRHDDTAGSQSAALDLSQDSAVGLDYNPKVATAAAAAGPQQGTSMSGLVASPFCPMTPMTPMTPVTPVTERSGIIPQLQNIVSTVNLGCPLDLKFIALQARNAEYNPKRFAAVIMRIREPRTTALIFSSGKMVCTGAKSEEQSRLAARKYARVVQKLGFSARFLDFKIQNMVASCDVCFPIRLEGLVLTHQQFSSYEPELFPGLIYRMVKPRIVLLIFVSGKVVLTGAKERAEIYEAFENIYPILRGFRKQ